A single region of the Solwaraspora sp. WMMD791 genome encodes:
- a CDS encoding alpha/beta hydrolase, whose product MTAGPVTAGPASAYQRLWRADPAAWQAAAVAWRRAQPVVDRRTADIVGAADRLRQGWTGPAASAADGRLAVLRDRLAAAGPELCVVDQVLSGYAERLSRAKAVLADWVGTADRLGVSVDRTGRVTVDPTVTRPDGPTLAGAARVADGIAGALALADAADADAARRLDALATAAAQGWPARPPPTRPPTHAPPARVRAWWDGLTSAQRRWLIRHEPAWTGRLDGLPAAVRDQANRLVLDRRRADLVRQRGALPDGGPGSATLVGQARRLDRLIAGLDAVAGRLAAPTGPRAYLLALDEGSAAVSGVGGPAPTGRVIVALGDPDAAARVLTHVPGMGSGLARAGGELARTEQVVRRCHELAPQQATAGVLWLDYAAPAFVDEAASPLPAQRGAVDLQRFQAGLAAGRDGGDPAGLTVLGHSYGSLVVGAAARDPQLAAESLIFVGSPGVGVDHVGELAVPADRVWASTADDDVIRHATWPQLWPGDRLWHGQDPSADGFGARVFTGDAAGHLGYWAQDNPALDAMARIVLGGEHQRDVVTRQ is encoded by the coding sequence GTGACCGCTGGGCCGGTGACCGCTGGGCCGGCGAGCGCGTACCAGCGGTTGTGGCGCGCCGACCCGGCCGCCTGGCAGGCGGCGGCGGTGGCCTGGCGGCGGGCGCAGCCGGTCGTCGACCGACGTACCGCCGACATCGTCGGGGCGGCCGACCGGCTGCGCCAGGGGTGGACCGGGCCGGCGGCGTCCGCCGCCGACGGGCGGTTGGCCGTCCTGCGTGACCGGTTGGCCGCCGCCGGCCCGGAGCTGTGCGTGGTCGACCAGGTCCTCAGCGGGTACGCGGAGCGGCTGAGCCGGGCCAAGGCGGTGCTCGCCGACTGGGTCGGTACGGCGGACCGGCTGGGTGTGTCCGTCGACCGTACCGGTCGGGTCACTGTGGACCCGACGGTGACCCGACCGGACGGTCCGACCCTGGCCGGTGCCGCCCGGGTGGCCGACGGGATCGCGGGGGCGCTCGCCCTGGCCGACGCGGCGGACGCCGACGCGGCCCGTCGGCTCGACGCGCTCGCCACCGCCGCCGCGCAGGGCTGGCCGGCCCGGCCGCCGCCGACCCGGCCACCGACGCACGCCCCACCGGCACGGGTGCGGGCCTGGTGGGACGGGTTGACGTCGGCGCAGCGGCGGTGGCTGATCCGGCACGAGCCGGCCTGGACCGGCCGGCTCGACGGGCTGCCGGCGGCAGTGCGCGACCAGGCGAACCGGTTGGTGCTGGACCGCCGCCGGGCGGATCTGGTGCGCCAGCGGGGGGCGTTGCCCGACGGCGGCCCCGGTTCGGCGACGCTGGTCGGGCAGGCCCGCCGGCTGGACCGGTTGATCGCCGGTCTGGACGCGGTCGCCGGCCGGTTGGCCGCACCGACCGGGCCCCGGGCGTACCTGCTGGCGTTGGACGAGGGCTCGGCAGCGGTGTCCGGCGTGGGCGGGCCAGCTCCGACCGGCCGGGTGATCGTGGCGCTGGGCGATCCGGACGCGGCGGCGCGGGTGCTGACCCACGTGCCGGGGATGGGCAGCGGGCTGGCGCGCGCCGGTGGCGAGCTGGCCCGCACCGAGCAGGTGGTACGCCGCTGTCACGAGCTGGCGCCGCAGCAGGCGACCGCCGGGGTGTTGTGGCTGGACTACGCAGCTCCGGCGTTCGTCGACGAGGCGGCCAGCCCGCTGCCGGCTCAGCGGGGCGCGGTGGACCTGCAGCGGTTCCAGGCCGGGTTGGCCGCCGGGCGCGACGGCGGTGACCCGGCCGGGCTGACCGTGCTCGGGCACAGCTACGGATCGCTGGTGGTGGGCGCCGCGGCGCGGGATCCGCAGCTGGCGGCCGAGAGCCTGATCTTCGTTGGCTCGCCCGGGGTCGGGGTGGACCATGTCGGCGAGTTGGCGGTGCCGGCCGACCGGGTGTGGGCCAGCACCGCCGACGACGACGTCATCCGGCACGCGACCTGGCCGCAGCTGTGGCCGGGTGACCGGCTGTGGCACGGGCAGGACCCGAGCGCCGACGGGTTCGGCGCCCGGGTCTTCACCGGTGACGCGGCCGGCCACCTGGGCTACTGGGCGCAGGACAATCCGGCGTTGGACGCGATGGCCCGGATCGTGCTCGGCGGTGAGCACCAGCGGGACGTGGTCACTCGACAGTGA
- the glmS gene encoding glutamine--fructose-6-phosphate transaminase (isomerizing), whose amino-acid sequence MCGIVGYVGARPALGIVLDGLRRLEYRGYDSAGVAIVCGDELRTEKRAGKLSNLEKALGDERFGSATAGAGTETGCPPPIGIGDGTAGIGHTRWATHGGPTDRNAHPHLSRDGRVAVIHNGIIENFAKLVAELEADGVEFVSDTDTECAAHLLAAALADLRAAGEPDGPQLLAAAMRRVCQRLEGAFTLLAVDAAIPDAVVGARRNSPLVVGRGPGEHYLASDVSAFIEHTRDAVELGQDQVVLITPDSIEITDFTGAPALGRDFHIDWDASAAEKGGYDYFMLKEIAEQPQAVADTLLGRLTETGEIMLDEVRLTDQDLRDVDKVFIVACGTAYHSGMVAKYAIEHWTRIPCEVELASEFRYRDPVLDRSTLVVAISQSGETMDTLMALRHAKEQKARVLAICNTNGSTIPRESDAVLYTHGGPEIAVASTKAFLTQLVACYLIGLHLAQVRGIKYADEVEAVVSQLQEIPGKLRQLLAAMEPVRQLARDLSTANQVLFIGRHVGYPVALEGALKLKELAYMHAEGFAAGELKHGPIALIDQGTPVVCVVPSPAGRGMLHDKIVSNIQEVRARGARTVVIAEEGDTAVVPYADELIYVPRTPTLLAPLLTTVPLQVLACEIAAARGHDVDQPRNLAKSVTVE is encoded by the coding sequence ATGTGTGGAATCGTGGGGTACGTCGGTGCGCGACCGGCGTTGGGAATCGTGCTGGACGGGCTCCGGCGACTCGAGTACCGGGGCTACGACTCGGCCGGCGTCGCCATCGTCTGCGGCGACGAGCTGCGGACCGAGAAGCGGGCCGGCAAACTGAGCAACCTGGAGAAGGCCCTCGGCGACGAGCGGTTCGGCTCCGCCACCGCGGGTGCCGGCACCGAGACCGGCTGCCCGCCGCCCATCGGCATCGGCGACGGCACCGCCGGCATCGGCCACACCCGGTGGGCCACCCACGGCGGCCCGACCGACCGCAACGCCCACCCGCACCTGTCCCGCGACGGCCGGGTCGCGGTGATCCACAACGGGATCATCGAGAACTTCGCCAAGCTGGTGGCCGAGTTGGAGGCCGACGGCGTCGAGTTCGTCAGCGACACCGACACCGAGTGCGCCGCCCACCTGCTCGCCGCCGCCCTGGCCGACCTGCGGGCCGCCGGTGAACCGGACGGGCCCCAACTGCTCGCCGCCGCGATGCGCCGGGTCTGCCAGCGCCTCGAAGGCGCCTTCACCCTGCTGGCCGTCGACGCCGCCATCCCCGACGCGGTGGTCGGTGCCCGCCGCAACTCCCCACTGGTGGTCGGGCGCGGCCCGGGCGAGCACTACCTGGCCAGCGACGTCTCCGCGTTCATCGAACACACCCGCGACGCCGTCGAACTCGGTCAGGACCAGGTCGTGCTGATCACCCCGGACAGCATCGAGATCACCGACTTCACCGGCGCACCCGCGTTGGGCCGAGACTTCCACATCGACTGGGACGCCTCCGCCGCCGAGAAGGGCGGCTACGACTACTTCATGCTCAAGGAGATCGCCGAGCAGCCGCAGGCGGTCGCCGACACCCTGCTCGGCCGGCTCACCGAGACCGGCGAGATCATGCTCGACGAGGTCCGCCTCACCGACCAGGACCTGCGCGACGTCGACAAGGTCTTCATCGTGGCCTGCGGTACGGCGTACCACTCCGGCATGGTCGCCAAGTACGCCATCGAGCACTGGACCCGGATCCCGTGCGAGGTGGAGCTGGCCAGTGAGTTCCGCTACCGCGACCCGGTGCTGGACCGATCCACCCTGGTCGTGGCGATCTCCCAGTCCGGCGAGACGATGGACACCCTGATGGCGCTGCGCCACGCCAAGGAGCAGAAGGCCCGGGTGCTGGCGATCTGCAACACCAACGGCTCCACCATCCCGCGCGAGTCCGACGCGGTGCTCTACACCCACGGCGGCCCGGAGATCGCGGTCGCCTCCACCAAGGCCTTCCTCACCCAGTTGGTCGCCTGCTACCTGATCGGCCTGCACCTGGCCCAGGTGCGCGGCATCAAGTACGCCGACGAGGTCGAAGCGGTGGTCAGCCAGCTCCAGGAGATCCCGGGCAAGCTGCGTCAGCTGCTCGCCGCGATGGAGCCGGTCCGGCAGCTGGCCCGTGACCTGTCCACCGCCAACCAGGTGCTGTTCATCGGCCGGCACGTCGGCTACCCGGTGGCCCTCGAAGGCGCGCTCAAGCTCAAGGAGCTGGCCTACATGCACGCCGAGGGCTTCGCCGCCGGCGAGCTCAAGCACGGCCCGATCGCCCTGATCGACCAGGGCACCCCGGTGGTCTGCGTGGTGCCGTCGCCGGCCGGCCGGGGCATGCTGCACGACAAGATCGTCTCCAACATCCAGGAGGTCCGGGCCCGGGGTGCCCGTACCGTGGTGATCGCCGAAGAGGGCGACACCGCCGTCGTGCCGTACGCCGACGAACTGATCTACGTACCGCGCACCCCGACCCTGCTCGCGCCGCTGCTGACCACGGTGCCGCTGCAGGTGCTCGCCTGCGAGATCGCCGCCGCCCGGGGCCACGACGTCGACCAGCCGCGCAACCTGGCGAAGTCGGTCACTGTCGAGTGA
- a CDS encoding pyridoxal phosphate-dependent aminotransferase, protein MVTSPDVPADIDPLVHRMRPFGTTIFAEMSALAVRTGAVNLGQGFPDTDGPTAMLTAAAEAIRTGQNQYPPGPGIPALREAVAGHQRRFWGLDYDPATEVLITAGATEAIAAAILALCEPGDEVVCFEPYYDSYAATIALAGAVRRPVTLRPDGDGRYAVDPAALRAAFSPKTRLVLLNSPHNPTGKVFTLTELSAIAALCREHDVWAVTDEVYEHLVFTDADAPHIPLATLPGMRERTLRISSAGKTFSCTGWKIGWASGPAPLVAATTRVKQFLTYVNGAPLQPAVAVALNLPDSYYTGLRERMQAQRDQLVAGLHRAGFRVLVPEGTYFATADISALGGTDGVEFCRSLPQRCGVVAVPTQVFYDDPDAGRLLVRFAFCKRPEVLAEATRRLAALRQR, encoded by the coding sequence GTGGTCACCTCCCCCGACGTACCCGCCGACATCGACCCGCTGGTGCACCGGATGCGCCCGTTCGGGACGACGATTTTCGCCGAGATGTCCGCACTCGCGGTGCGCACCGGGGCGGTGAACCTCGGCCAGGGTTTCCCGGACACCGACGGACCGACGGCGATGCTCACCGCCGCCGCCGAAGCGATCCGGACCGGGCAGAACCAGTACCCGCCCGGCCCCGGCATCCCGGCGCTGCGCGAGGCGGTCGCCGGGCACCAACGCCGGTTCTGGGGCCTCGACTACGACCCGGCGACCGAGGTCCTGATCACCGCCGGCGCGACCGAGGCGATCGCCGCCGCGATCCTCGCGCTCTGCGAACCCGGCGACGAAGTGGTCTGCTTCGAGCCCTACTACGACTCGTACGCCGCGACGATCGCTCTCGCCGGCGCGGTCCGCCGACCGGTCACCCTGCGCCCAGACGGCGACGGCCGGTACGCCGTCGACCCGGCCGCGCTGCGCGCCGCGTTCAGCCCGAAGACCCGGCTGGTGCTGCTCAACTCGCCGCACAACCCGACCGGCAAGGTCTTCACCCTGACCGAACTGTCGGCGATCGCCGCGCTCTGCCGCGAACACGACGTCTGGGCGGTCACCGACGAGGTGTACGAGCACCTGGTCTTCACCGACGCCGACGCCCCGCACATCCCGCTGGCGACCCTGCCCGGGATGCGCGAGCGGACCCTGCGGATCTCGTCGGCCGGCAAGACCTTCTCCTGTACGGGCTGGAAGATCGGCTGGGCCAGCGGTCCTGCCCCCCTGGTCGCCGCCACCACCCGGGTCAAGCAGTTCCTCACCTACGTCAACGGCGCACCGCTGCAACCGGCGGTCGCGGTGGCGCTGAACCTGCCGGACAGCTACTACACCGGGCTGCGCGAGCGCATGCAGGCCCAGCGCGACCAGCTGGTGGCGGGACTGCACCGGGCCGGGTTCCGGGTGCTGGTCCCGGAGGGCACCTACTTCGCCACCGCCGACATCAGCGCGCTCGGCGGTACCGACGGCGTGGAGTTCTGCCGGTCACTGCCGCAACGCTGCGGCGTGGTCGCCGTACCGACCCAGGTCTTCTACGACGACCCCGACGCGGGCCGGCTGCTGGTCCGGTTCGCCTTCTGCAAACGGCCCGAGGTCCTGGCCGAGGCCACCCGGCGATTGGCCGCACTGCGCCAGCGGTGA
- a CDS encoding Hsp70 family protein produces MHVGDRKPAQLGIDFGTSSTVAVLAVAGREPRPLLFDGSPVLPSAVCLDPTGRLLTGRDALHTAIATPAAFEPHPKLRIDDDTVLLAGTEVGVAELYRAVLDRVRTAARAVTADDADPQLTVTCPAGWGRVRRAVLADAAGPQTRLLDEPVAAAHHLAHIAGDRVPDGGRVLIYDFGAGTIDAAVVRRRGTDFRTEASNGTPDCGGLDIDAAIVARLRVLGTAALWQRLDQPRSVGDRRARHQLWHNVRAAKEMLSRASTTLIHLPLLDIDVPLGREELDELAAPVIARTVGTVEQTLAAAGISATELSAIFLCGGSSRMPAVATVLHRRFGIAPVTVEQPELAVAEGSVRVPRVVDHRPPATGVLPPTVDPGGSAPGTPATAPAVPAAGAAPPGTAVEVGRRRPRRPVLLAGAVAGLLGVVAALAPFWPDIGSDDGSGSGFGSGSDGATDPVGQPSASAGTGYPAGVDPCLVGTWRTTVDEVDGTIDGDPVRYSGGEGALTTFAADGSLSVDYTHRAHRLAQHDGVFWSDHVLGTATGSYHAEDAELIMRYTEVDAVIRLFRGDELQRERVPEFSAVPVQYRCTRDELFTFSTDGTFSTQMARVRPLSTPAHGPQA; encoded by the coding sequence GTGCACGTCGGCGACCGGAAACCCGCTCAGCTGGGCATCGACTTCGGGACCTCGTCCACCGTCGCGGTGCTGGCAGTCGCCGGGCGGGAGCCCCGCCCGCTGCTGTTCGACGGTTCCCCGGTGCTGCCGTCGGCGGTCTGCCTCGATCCCACCGGTCGGTTGCTCACCGGCCGGGACGCGCTGCACACGGCGATCGCGACACCGGCGGCCTTCGAACCGCACCCGAAACTGCGCATCGACGACGACACGGTCCTGCTCGCCGGCACCGAGGTCGGCGTCGCCGAGCTGTACCGGGCCGTCCTCGACCGGGTGCGCACCGCCGCCCGGGCGGTCACCGCCGACGACGCCGACCCGCAGCTGACCGTCACCTGCCCCGCCGGCTGGGGCCGGGTCCGACGTGCGGTGCTGGCCGACGCGGCCGGGCCGCAGACCCGGCTACTGGACGAACCGGTCGCCGCCGCACACCACCTGGCCCACATCGCCGGCGACCGCGTGCCCGACGGCGGCCGGGTGCTGATCTACGACTTCGGGGCCGGCACCATCGACGCGGCGGTCGTACGCCGGCGTGGCACCGACTTTCGCACCGAGGCGTCGAACGGCACCCCGGACTGCGGCGGCCTCGACATCGACGCGGCGATCGTCGCGCGGCTACGGGTCCTCGGTACGGCGGCCCTGTGGCAGCGGCTCGACCAGCCGCGATCGGTCGGCGACCGCCGCGCCCGCCACCAGTTGTGGCACAACGTCAGGGCGGCCAAGGAGATGCTGTCCCGGGCCTCGACGACGCTGATCCACCTGCCGCTGCTCGACATCGACGTACCGCTCGGCCGCGAAGAGCTCGACGAACTCGCCGCACCGGTGATCGCACGCACGGTCGGCACCGTCGAGCAGACCCTCGCCGCCGCCGGGATCTCCGCCACCGAGCTGTCCGCGATCTTCCTCTGTGGCGGATCCAGCCGGATGCCGGCGGTCGCCACCGTGCTGCACCGCCGCTTCGGCATCGCACCGGTCACCGTGGAGCAGCCGGAGCTGGCCGTCGCCGAGGGCAGCGTACGGGTGCCCCGGGTCGTCGACCACCGCCCGCCGGCGACCGGCGTCCTGCCGCCGACCGTCGACCCCGGCGGGTCCGCGCCCGGTACGCCGGCCACCGCGCCCGCCGTACCGGCGGCCGGGGCCGCACCGCCCGGTACGGCGGTCGAGGTCGGCCGGCGCCGGCCCCGCCGGCCGGTGCTGCTGGCCGGAGCGGTCGCCGGGCTGCTCGGCGTCGTCGCGGCGCTCGCCCCCTTCTGGCCCGACATCGGCTCCGACGACGGCTCCGGCAGCGGCTTTGGCAGCGGCTCCGACGGCGCGACGGACCCGGTCGGGCAACCGTCGGCGTCGGCCGGCACCGGTTATCCCGCTGGCGTCGACCCCTGCCTGGTCGGCACCTGGCGAACCACCGTGGATGAGGTCGACGGCACGATAGACGGCGACCCGGTGCGGTACAGCGGGGGCGAGGGCGCTCTGACCACCTTCGCCGCGGACGGGTCGCTGTCGGTCGACTACACCCACCGCGCCCACCGCCTGGCGCAGCACGACGGGGTCTTCTGGTCGGACCATGTCCTCGGCACGGCCACCGGCAGCTACCACGCCGAGGACGCGGAGTTGATCATGCGGTACACCGAGGTCGACGCGGTGATCCGGCTCTTCCGGGGCGACGAGTTGCAGCGCGAACGTGTCCCCGAGTTCAGCGCCGTACCGGTGCAGTACCGGTGCACCCGCGACGAGCTGTTCACCTTCAGCACCGACGGGACGTTCTCGACACAGATGGCCCGGGTCCGGCCGCTCTCGACCCCGGCCCACGGCCCCCAGGCCTGA
- the glmM gene encoding phosphoglucosamine mutase → MTRLFGTDGVRGRANADLTPELAMAVAVAAAHTLAERDPSHQPLAVVGRDPRASGEMLEAAVVAGLTSAGANVLRVGVLPTPGVAFLVGETKADFGVMLSASHNPMPDNGIKLFAAGGHKLPDDIEMKIEAAIDAAISGDGSVGRRRPTGAGIGRVHDLLDGAEHYVGHLTSTVGHRLDGLKVVVDCANGAAAEVAPVAYREAGAEVIAINAEPDGLNINDGCGSTHLDVVRAAVLEHGADLGLAHDGDADRCLAVTAAGDEVDGDEIMAILALAMRDAGTLTADTLVATVMSNLGLRLAMSREGVRLVETKVGDRYVLEELRSGGYALGGEQSGHIVLPSFATTGDGVLTGLQLMSRMAATGRSLAELAATVTKLPQVLINVPVGDRIAGTEAPAVRAAAQSAEAELGGTGRVLLRPSGTEPLVRVMVEAATVADARSVAERIADAVRAASPA, encoded by the coding sequence ATGACGCGGCTGTTCGGCACCGATGGCGTACGCGGGCGGGCCAACGCCGATCTCACTCCGGAGCTGGCGATGGCGGTCGCCGTCGCCGCTGCCCACACCCTCGCCGAGCGTGACCCGAGCCACCAGCCGCTGGCCGTCGTCGGCCGCGACCCCCGGGCCAGCGGTGAGATGCTGGAGGCGGCGGTGGTGGCCGGACTGACCAGCGCCGGTGCCAACGTGCTGCGGGTCGGCGTGTTGCCGACCCCCGGGGTGGCGTTCCTGGTCGGTGAGACCAAGGCCGACTTCGGCGTGATGCTCTCCGCCTCGCACAACCCGATGCCCGACAACGGGATCAAACTCTTCGCCGCCGGTGGACACAAACTGCCCGACGACATCGAAATGAAGATCGAGGCCGCGATCGACGCGGCGATCTCCGGCGACGGCTCGGTCGGCCGGCGCCGCCCGACCGGGGCCGGCATCGGCCGGGTGCACGACCTGCTCGACGGCGCCGAGCACTACGTCGGGCACCTCACCAGCACGGTCGGCCACCGGCTCGACGGGCTGAAGGTGGTGGTCGACTGCGCCAACGGCGCGGCGGCCGAGGTCGCGCCGGTGGCGTACCGGGAGGCCGGTGCCGAGGTGATCGCGATCAACGCCGAGCCGGACGGGCTCAACATCAACGACGGCTGCGGCTCCACCCACCTGGACGTGGTCCGGGCCGCCGTCCTGGAGCACGGCGCCGACCTGGGGCTGGCCCACGACGGCGACGCCGACCGCTGCCTGGCGGTCACCGCCGCCGGCGACGAGGTCGACGGCGACGAGATCATGGCGATCCTCGCACTGGCCATGCGCGACGCCGGGACGCTGACGGCCGACACCCTGGTCGCCACCGTGATGAGCAACCTCGGTCTGCGCCTGGCCATGTCCCGGGAGGGCGTCAGGCTGGTCGAGACCAAGGTCGGCGACCGGTACGTCCTGGAGGAGCTGCGCTCCGGCGGGTACGCCCTCGGCGGCGAGCAGAGCGGTCACATCGTGCTGCCGAGTTTCGCCACCACCGGCGACGGGGTCCTCACCGGCCTGCAGCTGATGTCCCGGATGGCGGCCACCGGTAGGTCGCTGGCCGAACTGGCCGCCACCGTCACCAAGCTGCCCCAGGTGCTGATCAACGTGCCGGTGGGCGACCGGATCGCCGGCACCGAGGCACCGGCCGTGCGGGCGGCGGCGCAGTCGGCCGAGGCGGAGCTGGGCGGCACCGGCCGGGTGCTGCTGCGCCCGTCGGGTACCGAACCGCTGGTCCGGGTGATGGTCGAGGCGGCCACCGTGGCTGACGCCCGGTCGGTCGCCGAGCGGATCGCCGACGCGGTCCGCGCCGCCAGCCCGGCCTAG
- the rpsI gene encoding 30S ribosomal protein S9, translated as MTDTTEASPVAVVDADTEVAPAAAPAPVVRTPRGERPIQTVGRRKEAIVRVRIVPGSGKITCNGRELEEYFPSKVHQQLIREPLVTAEKAEAFDVIANLRGGGITGQAGALRLGIARALCANDLDDRPALKKAGFLTRDARVKESKKYGLKKARKAPQYSKR; from the coding sequence ATGACCGACACCACCGAGGCCAGCCCGGTCGCCGTCGTCGACGCCGACACCGAGGTGGCCCCCGCTGCGGCGCCCGCCCCCGTCGTGCGCACGCCGCGCGGAGAGCGCCCGATCCAGACCGTGGGTCGGCGCAAGGAAGCCATCGTCCGGGTCCGGATCGTTCCGGGCTCTGGGAAGATCACCTGCAACGGGCGGGAGCTCGAGGAGTACTTCCCGAGCAAGGTGCACCAGCAGCTGATCCGCGAGCCGCTGGTCACCGCCGAGAAGGCCGAGGCGTTCGACGTGATCGCGAACCTGCGCGGCGGCGGCATCACCGGCCAGGCCGGTGCGCTGCGGCTCGGCATCGCGCGGGCGCTGTGCGCCAACGACCTCGACGACCGTCCGGCGCTGAAGAAGGCCGGCTTCCTGACCCGGGACGCCCGGGTCAAGGAGAGCAAGAAGTACGGCCTCAAGAAGGCCCGTAAGGCTCCGCAGTACTCGAAGCGCTAG
- the rplM gene encoding 50S ribosomal protein L13 — protein sequence MRTYSPKPGEIERQWHVIDASDVVLGRLATHAATLLRGKHKPTFAPHVDTGDFVIVVNAGKVALTGNKRHTKVAYRHSGYPGGLKQVGYDELLAKRPERAIELAVKGMLPHNKLGNKLIRKLKVYAGAEHPHGAQQPVPFEIKQIAQ from the coding sequence GTGCGTACGTACAGCCCGAAGCCGGGTGAGATCGAGCGTCAGTGGCACGTGATCGACGCCTCTGATGTCGTGCTGGGCCGCCTGGCCACCCACGCCGCCACGCTGCTGCGCGGCAAGCACAAGCCCACGTTCGCGCCGCATGTCGACACCGGTGACTTCGTCATCGTCGTCAACGCCGGCAAGGTGGCGTTGACCGGCAACAAGCGGCACACCAAGGTGGCCTACCGGCACTCCGGTTACCCCGGTGGGCTCAAGCAGGTCGGCTACGACGAGCTGCTGGCCAAGCGTCCGGAGCGGGCGATCGAGCTGGCTGTCAAGGGCATGCTCCCGCACAACAAGCTCGGCAACAAGCTGATCCGCAAGCTCAAGGTGTACGCCGGTGCGGAGCACCCGCACGGCGCGCAGCAGCCGGTGCCGTTCGAGATCAAGCAGATCGCGCAGTGA
- a CDS encoding nitrate/nitrite transporter, with translation MSQATTDTTTAEVAASDPVLPPSTTASAPEGHRRRGGRWIDDWRPEDPDFWRETGAPIARRNLIFSIVSEHIGFSVWSLWSVLVLFMGPEYGIDPAGKFLLTAVPAAVGSVLRLPYTFAVAVFGGRNWTIVSALLLLLPAVPMTILLEPGVSYSTLMVLACLAGVGGGNFASSMANINVFYPQRLKGWALGLNAGGGNIGVPAVQLVGLAVLATVGAAYPRLVPAVYLPLIVVAALCAARYMDNVSTAANERGAMREATRQPHTWVMSFLYIGTFGSFIGFGFAFGQVLQIQFAEQFATPIDAAYLTFLGPLIGSLIRPVGGHLADRLGGARVTFWNFVAMAVGAGIVWYASTQRSLPLYLVGFMALFVFSGIGNGSTYKMIPAIFRAKAAGQITAGVDPVAAERRSIRLAGALIGIAGAVGAFGGVLVNIAFRQSFLTYGTADAAYLAFIAFYAVCVVVTWAVYRRPGAQLPGV, from the coding sequence ATGAGCCAGGCCACCACGGATACCACGACAGCAGAGGTCGCCGCCAGCGATCCGGTCCTGCCGCCGAGCACCACCGCGTCCGCGCCGGAGGGCCACCGGCGGCGGGGCGGCCGGTGGATCGACGACTGGCGCCCCGAGGACCCCGACTTCTGGCGGGAGACCGGTGCGCCGATCGCCCGCCGCAACCTGATCTTCTCCATCGTCTCCGAACACATCGGCTTCTCGGTGTGGAGCCTGTGGTCGGTGCTCGTGCTGTTCATGGGCCCGGAGTACGGCATCGACCCGGCGGGCAAGTTCCTGCTGACCGCCGTACCGGCCGCGGTCGGCTCGGTGCTGCGGCTGCCGTACACCTTCGCGGTCGCGGTCTTCGGCGGCCGGAACTGGACGATCGTCAGCGCGTTGCTGCTGCTCCTGCCGGCGGTGCCGATGACGATCCTGCTCGAACCCGGCGTCTCCTACTCGACCCTGATGGTGCTGGCCTGCCTCGCCGGGGTCGGTGGCGGCAACTTCGCCTCCTCGATGGCGAACATCAACGTGTTCTACCCGCAGCGGCTCAAGGGCTGGGCCCTCGGGCTCAACGCCGGCGGCGGCAACATCGGCGTACCGGCCGTGCAGCTGGTCGGGCTGGCCGTGCTGGCCACGGTCGGCGCCGCGTACCCGCGTCTGGTGCCCGCGGTCTACCTGCCGTTGATCGTGGTCGCCGCGCTCTGCGCGGCCCGGTACATGGACAACGTCAGCACGGCCGCCAACGAGCGCGGCGCGATGCGGGAGGCGACCCGCCAGCCACACACCTGGGTCATGTCGTTCCTGTACATCGGGACCTTCGGCTCGTTCATCGGGTTCGGCTTCGCCTTCGGCCAGGTGCTGCAGATCCAGTTCGCCGAGCAGTTCGCCACCCCGATCGACGCCGCGTACCTGACCTTCCTGGGACCGCTGATCGGTTCGCTGATCCGGCCGGTCGGCGGCCACCTGGCCGACCGCCTCGGCGGCGCCCGGGTGACGTTCTGGAACTTCGTGGCGATGGCGGTCGGCGCGGGCATCGTCTGGTACGCCTCGACGCAGCGCTCGCTGCCGCTGTACCTGGTCGGGTTCATGGCCCTGTTCGTCTTCTCCGGCATCGGCAACGGATCGACGTACAAGATGATCCCGGCGATCTTCCGGGCGAAGGCGGCCGGACAGATCACCGCCGGGGTCGACCCGGTCGCGGCCGAACGTCGGTCGATCCGACTGGCCGGGGCGCTGATCGGCATCGCCGGCGCGGTCGGGGCCTTCGGCGGGGTGCTGGTCAACATCGCCTTCCGGCAGTCGTTCCTGACCTACGGTACGGCGGACGCGGCGTACCTGGCGTTCATCGCCTTCTACGCGGTCTGCGTGGTGGTCACCTGGGCGGTGTACCGGCGGCCGGGGGCGCAACTGCCGGGCGTCTGA